From one Solea solea chromosome 15, fSolSol10.1, whole genome shotgun sequence genomic stretch:
- the mtx2 gene encoding metaxin-2 encodes MSLAAEAFVSQMAAAEPWPENATLYQPLREDQILLSDCASSLAVQAYLRMCGLPVQVVCRANAEYMSPSGKIPFIHVGNQVVSELGPIVQFTKAKGHSLSDGLDDIQRAEMKAYMELVNNMLLTAELYIQWCDDATANEISRPRYSSPYSWPLNNILAYQKQLEVRRKMNAIGWGKKTLEQVYEDVSQCCQALSQRLGTQPYFFNKQPTELDALVFGHLFTILTTRLTSTELAERIKSNSNLLSFCRRVEQSYFEGKSS; translated from the exons ATGTCTCTCGCGGCAGAGGCCTTCGTGTCGCAGATGGCGG CTGCTGAGCCTTGGCCTGAAAATGCAACCTTGTACCAGCCCTTGAGGG AGGATCAAATTCTACTGTCAGACTGTGCCTCATCTCTCGCTGTCCAG GCCTACCTCAGGATGTGTGGTTTACCAGTGCAGGTGGTTTGCCGAGCAAATGCTGAATACATGTCACCCTCTG gtaAAATCCCCTTTATCCATGTAGGGAACCAGGTGGTGTCTGAACTTGGGCCAATCGTGCAGTTCACCAAAGCAAAG GGTCATTCTCTGAGCGATGGTTTGGACGATATTCAAAGAGCTGAAATGAAAGCATACATGGAATTGGTCAACAACATGCTGCTTACTGCTGAG CTGTACATTCAGTGGTGTGATGATGCCACAGCTAATGAG ATTTCCCGCCCTCGATACAGCAGTCCTTACTCGTGGCCTCTGAATAACATCCTCGCCTATCAGAAGCAGTTGGAGGTTCGCAGGAAGATGAACGCCATTGGCTGGGGAAAGAAAACCCTGGAGCAG GTTTATGAAGATGTGAGTCAATGCTGTCAGGCTCTCTCTCAAAGGCTGGGAACACAACCATACTTCTTTAATAAACA GCCCACAGAGCTGGATGCGTTGGTGTTTGGTCACCTTTTCACTATACTGACAACCAGACTGACCAGCACTGAGCTGGCAGAGAGGATCAAGAGCAACAGCAACCTGCTGTCGTTCTGCAGACGTGTTGAACAGTCCTACTTTGAGGGCAAGAGCTCTTGA
- the LOC131473559 gene encoding homeobox protein Hox-D4b-like: MESYVVSCKYAEPQFPPCEEDYSNFSDQGGYYNNPQDSGSYGRGFQPMQPPPPPYTPQQTGYQHSLQGQHREDGEEISQHQDAPFPGFRETDASRKDRFPVGDLQCQTWMTCAKPVQVQRRTACQSKDKPPIVVYPWMKKVHIAHVNPNHVGPEPKRLRTAYTRQQVLELEKEFHFSRYLTRRRRVEVAHTLCLSERQVKVWFQNRRMRWKKDNKLPNTKGRSKNKRATDDNNNNNSSSSNNNSGSDSSVSSSSSSSSSSSSSSSSVLKAVITV, encoded by the exons ATGGAGTCCTACGTGGTGAGCTGTAAATATGCTGAGCCGCAGTTCCCGCCTTGTGAAGAAGATTACAGTAATTTTAGTGACCAAGGGGGGTATTATAACAACCCTCAGGACAGTGGCAGTTATGGAAGGGGCTTCCAACCCATGCAGCCCCCTCCGCCTCCATACACACCACAACAAACCGGTTATCAACACTCATTGCAGGGTCAGCACCGGGAGGATGGCGAGGAGATCTCGCAGCACCAGGATGCGCCTTTCCCCGgattcagagagacagacgccTCCAGGAAGGACAGGTTCCCTGTGGGTGACCTGCAGTGCCAGACCTGGATGACCTGTGCGAAGCCCGTTCAGGTGCAGAGGAGAACGGCCTGCCAGAGCAAAGACAAGCCGCCTATTGTTGTCTACCCGTGGATGAAGAAAGTGCACATCGCTCACG tTAATCCAAACCACGTGGGACCAGAGCCAAAGCGGCTGCGGACGGCCTACACGCGCCAGCAGGTGCTGGAGCTCGAGAAAGAGTTCCACTTCAGCCGTTACCTCACGCGCCGCCGCCGCGTGGAGGTGGCCCACACGCTCTGCCTGTCCGAGCGCCAGGTAAAGGTGTGGTTCCAGAACCGGCGCATGCGCTGGAAGAAGGACAACAAGCTGCCCAATACCAAAGGAAGGAGCAAAAACAAGAGAGCAAcggacgacaacaacaacaacaacagcagcagcagcaacaacaacagcggcagtgacagcagcgtcagcagcagcagcagtagtagtagcagtagcagcagcagcagcagcagtgtcctGAAGGCGGTGATAACTGTGTAA